One Sphingomonas endolithica genomic window, TCGGTCCGGGTCGAGACGCCCAATTACGATTATTATTATCTCTGCACGGAGTTGCGTCGCAAGCGCATGATTCCGGTCGTCACCAAGATCCGCGCACGCTCGGCCGAGCAGTTCGGCGAACTGGTGCGGCATAGCGGCGAGGAATTCATCTATGTGCTGAGCGGCAAGGTGGTGGTGCAGACCGAATTCTACGATCCCGTCACATTGGGGCCGGGCGAGGTGCTCTATATCGATTCCAACATGGGCCACGCCTATCTCGCCGCGGAGGATTGCGAGGAAGCCGAAGTGCTCGCCGTGATGTCGAGTGCGGAAGAAGAATTGATGGAATCCCTGCTGACGATCCATGAGGAGCAACGCCAAGTGGCCAAAGCCGTGAATGAGAATGCCCCA contains:
- a CDS encoding helix-turn-helix domain-containing protein, with protein sequence MIIRIGELVNAVGRIIVLSSPPTLGALLRGLRSREGWTLKEMSAKSGIPVSTLSKIEHDRLTLTYDKLQTLAVRLGLRLADLFAETKDEAVQPITARRSLGDVARSVRVETPNYDYYYLCTELRRKRMIPVVTKIRARSAEQFGELVRHSGEEFIYVLSGKVVVQTEFYDPVTLGPGEVLYIDSNMGHAYLAAEDCEEAEVLAVMSSAEEELMESLLTIHEEQRQVAKAVNENAPPVLPRRRAVRGQ